Proteins co-encoded in one Streptomyces roseochromogenus subsp. oscitans DS 12.976 genomic window:
- a CDS encoding TetR/AcrR family transcriptional regulator, with product MTSVEEPVRPGGRVRDAVRTKAEILDVATQEFARAGYDGARVDEIAARTRTTKRMIYYYFGGKEQLFTAVLERAYGVIREAEQQLDVEHLDPVAAIRRLAELTFDHHEQHPDFIRLVSIENIHDAEHIAASEKLGRIGSPALEVIRRILAAGQESGLFTADVDAIDLHAMISSFCFFRVANRHTFGALFGRDLVDPAQREHYRAMLGDMVIAYLTAERAAG from the coding sequence ATGACCAGCGTCGAAGAACCGGTACGACCCGGGGGACGGGTGCGCGACGCCGTCCGCACCAAGGCAGAGATCCTCGACGTGGCCACGCAGGAGTTCGCCCGGGCCGGCTACGACGGCGCCCGGGTGGACGAGATAGCGGCCCGCACCCGCACCACCAAGCGGATGATCTACTACTACTTCGGCGGCAAGGAGCAGCTGTTCACGGCCGTGCTGGAGCGGGCGTACGGGGTGATCCGCGAGGCCGAGCAGCAGCTGGACGTCGAGCATCTGGACCCGGTCGCGGCGATCCGGCGGCTCGCCGAGCTGACCTTCGACCACCATGAGCAGCACCCGGACTTCATCCGCCTGGTCAGCATCGAGAACATCCACGACGCGGAGCACATCGCGGCCTCCGAGAAGCTCGGCAGGATCGGCTCGCCGGCCCTGGAGGTGATCCGCCGGATCCTCGCAGCGGGGCAGGAGTCGGGGCTGTTCACAGCCGACGTGGACGCCATCGACCTGCACGCGATGATCAGCTCGTTCTGCTTCTTCCGGGTCGCCAACCGGCACACCTTCGGCGCCCTGTTCGGCCGGGACCTGGTGGACCCCGCCCAGCGGGAGCACTACCGGGCCATGCTCGGCGACATGGTGATCGCCTATCTGACGGCGGAGCGGGCGGCCGGCTGA
- a CDS encoding shikimate dehydrogenase, with product MAKDAYLVGLIGAGVGPSLSPALHQREADRQGLRYLYRLLDLDVLGRAPEAVGDLVRAARDLGYDGLNITHPCKQLVIDHLDALSPQAEALGAVNTVVFEGVRAVGHNTDVTGFAASFARGLPDAPLERVVQLGAGGAGTAVAHAVLTLGAGRVTVVDAVPARAAGLADSLVRHFGPGRAEAATLDRVAGLLGEADGRGGLVHATPTGMAAHPGLPLPAELLHPGLWVAEVVYRPLETELLRAAVARGCAVLGGGGMAVFQAADAFRLFTGRMPDSGRMLADFSELAGVESSGSPVG from the coding sequence GTGGCCAAGGACGCGTATCTCGTCGGGCTGATCGGGGCCGGCGTCGGCCCCTCGCTCAGCCCCGCCCTGCATCAGCGGGAGGCGGACCGGCAGGGCCTGCGCTATCTGTACCGGCTCCTCGACCTCGATGTCCTCGGACGGGCGCCGGAGGCGGTCGGCGATCTGGTCCGCGCCGCCCGCGACCTCGGCTACGACGGGCTGAACATCACGCACCCCTGTAAGCAGCTGGTCATCGACCACCTCGACGCGCTCTCCCCGCAGGCCGAGGCGCTCGGCGCCGTCAACACCGTGGTGTTCGAGGGTGTGCGGGCCGTCGGACACAACACCGACGTGACCGGGTTCGCCGCGTCCTTCGCCCGCGGTCTGCCGGACGCCCCGCTGGAGCGGGTCGTCCAGCTCGGCGCGGGGGGTGCGGGGACGGCGGTCGCCCATGCCGTGCTCACTCTGGGCGCGGGGCGGGTGACCGTCGTCGACGCGGTGCCCGCGCGGGCGGCCGGCCTGGCCGACTCCCTCGTCCGGCACTTCGGCCCTGGCCGGGCGGAGGCGGCGACGCTTGATCGGGTGGCCGGGCTGCTTGGCGAGGCCGACGGCAGAGGGGGGCTGGTGCATGCCACCCCGACCGGAATGGCTGCGCACCCTGGACTGCCCCTCCCCGCAGAGCTGCTGCATCCCGGTTTGTGGGTCGCGGAAGTCGTTTATCGGCCGCTGGAGACAGAACTGCTGCGGGCCGCCGTCGCACGAGGCTGCGCCGTTCTGGGCGGGGGTGGGATGGCTGTGTTTCAGGCTGCCGATGCGTTTCGGTTGTTCACGGGGCGGATGCCGGACAGCGGGCGGATGCTGGCCGATTTCTCGGAGTTGGCGGGCGTCGAGAGTTCGGGGAGTCCTGTGGGATGA